The nucleotide window CGACGTTCTACCGTAGTATGCATTTAAAGATAGATGCAATTCGCCGATTAGCACTAACAACCCTGCGACTGCCGCAGTTCCGAGGCTGAGGGCTCCAGCTGATCGAGAGACGGTACGACGGAGATTCATGTGATTGTGTCAGTAGTACTTACTGTTACCGAAGTCGAACCCCTCCTGTCTGTGCAGAATGTCTGCAGAGGAGCCCTGGGCGTACTTGTATTCCCCGTAGTTTCTCGTCGCCATATTCAGTAGATAGAGTTCGTCTGTGCCGGACGAGTTGTTGATTCGGTGATACACCGGACCACCGGAGTCACGCTGCTTCTGGGTCGCCGACGTGCGGACTTGACCGAGTTCGTCGACTGGAGTACCGAGTCCACACTTGTCTCTGAACGTCAGCCTCGCAGACACGATAACACCGGATGTCGCGCACGTATTCCGCCCTCGTTTGTACACTGTCGCAGCGGGATACGACGCCAGTGTGTCGATTCCGTCACCGGTTACCCGGCCGACGACTTCCGCTCCCGATTCGGCCGAGACCCTGGGGCTGAAGTCCTGCAAGTCCGAGGATGTGAGCGTCAAGAGCGCGGCATCGTAGCTGGTGAACGCCGCCGCGACGTAGCCGAAAGGCGTCACTGAGTCACTGTTGTTTCCGACTCGGCCCCATCCGTAGTCGCTCTCGGTGAGTCCTGGCCTGTTACACACGTCACCACTGATAACGTGGCGAGCAGTGAGCATGTATCTCCCACCGTTGTACTGTACGGGACAGCAGAGTGTCCCAGCCTCGACGGTGTCTTGGCTACTCTTGATGTTCTTCATGCCCTCGAACGCCATTCCGCCGAGGAACTCACTCTCGCCGTCACCGTCCACATCGTCCCGGCGACTGTTGTAACAGTCCGTCTGTCTGGGCCGTTCCGCTTCGACAGTCCGAACCGGGATTCCTTCGACAGAACTTGGGACCGCATCCAGTGCCGATACGTCACCCTCCGGGTCGGCAGCCACGCGGATGCGCTTCCCGCGAAGGTCGCCGACCGCGGTGTCACTGGACTCGATTCCGACAGAGTGGATGCTCCCCCGTCCGAGCTGCTGCCGGCTCAGCGCTTCTTTGACCGTGATCGCCCGTTCCTTGTGGCGGTACCACTGCTTGCTGACCGCCACGGTCTCACGGCTCTCGTCGCCGCTTGCGAGGATAGTGACCCGTTTCTTCCGGCCGCTGTCGCCGACGACTGTCGTCGGTACGCCCGCGAGCCCGGACACCGTCGCACCCGTCACCGCCGCCAGCGTCTGCCGTCGTGAGACCCCCGAACATGAGTTGTTTCGGTCGCTTATGTGTGGACGCTAGTCCACAACAGACAAATATAACTCTTGCTATAGCGTTGTGCTGACCTAAGCCGGGGCGGACTGATAGATCGCCAGCGCGCTGTTGACGACGTACGCGACGACGACGATCAGGGTGAAGTGCATCGTCGTCACCATCGCGGTGCGACGGTTGTCGAGGCCGTACGCGACCTTGACGGCGAGCGAGTCGACCACGAGCGCCAGGAGGACGGTGACGAGGATCGGGAGGACACTGGAGGCGATTCCGGCGAGCGCCATCGCCACGCCGGGGACGGCCGCCCGAGGGAGCTCTATCTCGCCGGTGACGTAGTAGGCGGCAGTGTTGGCCAACAGCGTCGACAGCACGGCCAGCAACAGGAGTCCGCCGGCGATCTGGACCCCGGACACCTGGAGGAGTGTCGAGTACACGGCTCACCCGACGAGCCCCAGCGCCGTCAGTCGCTCGGTGACGGACGCGACCGCCGTCGCCGGCGAAGTAGTCGCTTATACGCTCGGACGGTGTACTGGGAGCCGATGCCGATGAAAGGGAGCGGGACGGCGGAGCTACAGGAGATCGACCGACACGACCACGGCGTCGGCTGGCTGGCGTACCCGGGCGAGGAGATGCAACGGGCGAGCCACGCCGTCGTCCACGACGGGGAGGTGTGGGTGCTCGACCCGGTGGACGCACCCGGCGTGGACGACCTGCTCGCGGAGTTGGACGGCGAGGTCGCCGGCGTCGTCGTCGGACTCGACCGTCACAAGCGCGACTCGGCGGCCGTCGCCCGTCGACACGACGTACCGGTCTACGTCGCCGACTGGATGACGGGCGTGGCGCCGGAACTGGACGCGCCCGTCGAGCGGTTCGGCGAGGAACTGACCGACGGCGTCCGGGCGATTCGCGTGCGCGACTCCTCGCTCCCTCCCTGGCAGGAGGTCGCGCTGTCGTTCGAGTCGTCGCGGACGCTGTACGTCGCCGAGGCGCTCGGCAACACCGAGTACATGGTGACGAACGACGAGCAGTTGGGCGTCCACCCGATGCTGCGGCTCGTGCCCCCGCGGTCGGCGCTCTCTGGACTCCGGCCGGAACACGTCGTCGTCGGTCACGGGCCGGGCGTCCACGAGCGCGCCAGCGAGGTGACCGAAGAGGCGTTGTCCGTCGCGCGCAGCAACACGCTGTCGCTGTACGGTAAGACGGTGAAGTCGTTGCTCGGGTGAGGGGAAACCGGCACGGGTTTCCGTCCCGGTCACGCAGTGTGTGTGTGGTCACCATCACCCGCGGACTGCTGTCGGTGCTCCGCGAGCGGGCCGCGACCCGTGATCCCGACGGCGTCACGGTGGCGCTGGACGCCACGGCCGCGGGCGACCTAGACGGCGCACCGGGGCTGGAGCCGACGGAACCGGTACTGACACACTTCTACCTCCCGGAGGCCGGCGCGTCGGTCTCGGCCGTCTTCGGCGTCGACATCGGCCGCCCGAGCGGCGCCGCGTTGTTCGTCTCACACCCGACCGGCCGCCAGGGCGTGTCGGAGACCGACGACCTCGCCGCGGCCGTGCTCGTCGCCACCCCGCCGTACGAGGAGTCGGACGTGCAGGCCTACGACCGCCGTGGCCGTCGACTCGACCTCGCGGTCGTCGACGCCACCCCGCCCGAGGAGTCGCTGGCCGACGAGCGCCCCGTCGCCGACGGTCCGGCAGACGACCCGGCAGACGGTCCGGCAGACGACGACTGAAACCCGGAACGCTCAAGTATTTAGGCTCGCCTAAATCGTGCCATGACGACGAACGCCGGGCGAGCGGACGACCGGGACGCGGACGGCCCGGACGCCGAGAACCGGGACGCACCGACGCTGACTGCCTGTGACGCCGGCGCCGACCGGACGGTCCTCCTGGAGTCGGACAACACGGACGGGTGGATCGCGTCGGATCTGACGGTCGACGCGGACTCGTTCCGCTGACCGCGCCCCGAGTCAGCTCTCGAGTGTGTCGAGCAGCTCGTCGAGTGCCGTCTTCGCCGCCTCGTCGACGGGGCCGTGCGGGCGCCGTGGGTAGCCCGCGGGCGCCCCCCGTCGGCGCATGGCGTACTTCAGCCCGGCGACGCCGTGTGTCGCCGTGACGGCGTGGTTGAGTTCGACCAGCTCCGTCGCCGCCGCCCGGGCGGCCGCCGGGTCGTCGGCGTGCGTCTCGTACACGTCCGTCGCCGCCGCGGGGGCGACGTTCGCCAGCGCCAACACCCCGCCGGCGGCGCCCGCGTCCAGCGCCGGCGCGAGCACACTCCCGCTGCCCACTAGGAGATCGAAGTCGGCGTCTGTCGTCCGCTGCCGGGTCCGAGTGAACGACCCCACGTCGCCCGCGGAGTCTTTCATGCCGGCGACGTTCGGGTGGGTCGCCAGGTCGGCGACCGTCGCCGGCGCCAGCCGGACGCCGGTGTACTTCGGCACGGAGTAGAGGTACACCGGGAGTTCGGCGGCGTCCGCGACGGCACGGTAGTAGTCGGCGAGGGTCGCCTGGTCGTGCTCGTAGTAGAACGGCGTGACGACGAGTGCGGCGTCGGCGCCGGCGGCGGCCGCTCGGGCGGTCGCGTCCAGCGTCTCCCGCAGCCCGGGGTGGCCCGTGCCGGCCACGACGGGCACGCTCGCGGCGTCTGCGACGACCTCGATCACTCGCGTTCGTTCGTCGGCGGTCAACAGCTCCGCCTCCCCGTTGGAGCCGCAGGCGACGAGGAAGTCCACGCCACGGGTCTCCAGCCACGACACGAGTTCGCGGAGTCGGCGCTCGGACACGTCGCCGCCCTCGTCGAACGGGGTGACGAGCGGCGGCCCGATTCCCTCCATACCGGACGGCTCGCCGCCCGCCGACAAGAGCGTTGTCCCGCCGGCGTCTGACGGACGGCATACGTCTGACGCAGCTTTAACTTCACCCCGGCGTAACCGATAACTGGGCGCGCGAACCGGTCCGCCAGGACCCGAGGGTCACCCCACGACGGCCGCAGTTCGACTTTCGACCGCGCGCCCACACACCCGACACCCCACCCCTCTCGACGGCTGCGGCGACGGCCGGTCGTCACACCCACGCGGCCGGGCACCCCGTCGCCGCAGTACGTCGTCCCACTCTCGTCGCAGCTACGCCGACGCTCTCTCGATCCGTTCGACGGCGGCAGCCACGTGCTCCCCCCGTTCCGTGAGGACGTAACGGTCGCCACGCTTCTCCACGAGGCGGCCGCGGAGCCGGCCGAGGTGGTAGTTGAACCGTCCGGAGTCGCGGGCCCCGACCCGACGCCGGAGGTCGGAGAAGCGCAGTCCGTCGCCGGCGGCTGCCAGCGTCGCCACCGTCTCCACCCGGGTCTCGTCGCTCAACAGGTCGAACACGGCCGTCTCGTCAGTCACCGAACACCACCTCCCGGATCGTCACCTCGGCGACGGTCGGGTCGCCCTCCGCCGTCCGCCAGGCCAGCTCCGGCACCACCGCGTACGACTCGGCGCCGTCGCCCAGCGTCAGCCGCGCCGTCTCGCCGGTGGCGAACGACTCGGCGACGCTCTGGCGGGCACCGCGCTCGAAACGGTTGCGGTCGGCGACGCTGCGCCCGGTCCGGACGGCGACCACCTCGACGGACAGCCCGTCGGCGCTCGTCTCCAGATCCACCCGCAGCGGCACCGTGTTCCGCGGGTCGTCGTCGAGGAACGGGAACGTCAGGAGGGCGTCTTCGGCCGACTCCAAGCGCTCGACCGTCTCGTCTAGTTCCGTCGGCGCGGACGGCGCCGGCCCGCCGGCGCCTGGCGTCGGGTCGCCCGGCGTCGCCGTGCCGGCTGGGTCGACGCCGCCCGGCGGGTCCGGGGCGTTGCCGCCCGGCGCCGGACCGTCCGGCGGCTGCTCGGGCAGCCCGCCGAAGGCGCTCTCCAGCGAGTTCCGGATTCGCTGGCCGACGTGACGCTCGATCTGTTCGTCCAAGTCGAGGTCCGCTCGCGACTCGTCGGAGAGTCCGCGGTGGAGCACCTCCTCCCAGGAGAGATCCAACGCCTGCTTCCGTTCGCGCATCCGTTCGAACACCTCGTCGTCGTCGACGGTGACGCGAATTTCTCTCGCCATGTGAGTTCGTACACACACGCGTTCTCAAAACACTTGTGGCCGGGTGGAACTGTCACCTATCGACAAACCACCGTCTTGGCGGGTCGACCCCGGGTTTCGAGAGAGATCGATCCTCAGAGTCGGGGCGGTCTTCGATTGTCAGCCCGGCATAGTGTGAGTCGAGTGTGAGCCATGTGTGAGCCGCGTGCGAGTCGTCTGCGACACGGAGCGACACGGAACGAGACGGAACGGG belongs to Halobaculum sp. MBLA0143 and includes:
- a CDS encoding dihydrodipicolinate synthase family protein; its protein translation is MEGIGPPLVTPFDEGGDVSERRLRELVSWLETRGVDFLVACGSNGEAELLTADERTRVIEVVADAASVPVVAGTGHPGLRETLDATARAAAAGADAALVVTPFYYEHDQATLADYYRAVADAAELPVYLYSVPKYTGVRLAPATVADLATHPNVAGMKDSAGDVGSFTRTRQRTTDADFDLLVGSGSVLAPALDAGAAGGVLALANVAPAAATDVYETHADDPAAARAAATELVELNHAVTATHGVAGLKYAMRRRGAPAGYPRRPHGPVDEAAKTALDELLDTLES